A portion of the Ricinus communis isolate WT05 ecotype wild-type chromosome 10, ASM1957865v1, whole genome shotgun sequence genome contains these proteins:
- the LOC8269715 gene encoding lysosomal Pro-X carboxypeptidase, translating to MATGSLIPLLFFLFFAGISSADYFLPRFSSSINTQPADQKKTSLSTTPNKLYKEKFFTQTLDHFNFNPKSYQTFQQRYLINDTYWAGPKNNAPIFMYTGNEGEIEWFAQNTGFMFDNAPKFNALLVFVEHRFYGKSIPFGGNKEVAYSNASTLGYLTSTQSLADYATLITDLKNNLSATDSPVVVFGGSYGGMLAAWFRLKYPHVTIGALASSAPILGFVNITSPYSFNNIITHDFRSESENCYKVIKGSWQQIEDTANQHGGLEKLRKSFKICKNYISAGSLENWLSTAWVYSAMTDYPTPSNFLNPLPAFPVKQMCKAIDDPTAGNDTFAKLHAAASVYYNYSGTATCFDLDDDSDPHGLGGWGWQACTEMILPTGGSTAESIFPASEWDYNDRVTYCKLRFDIDPRPNWITTEFGGHNIKMALKRFASNIIFFNGLRDPWSGGGVLEDISKSLVALVEEKGAHHVDLRFATSEDPKWLQEVRQKEVKIIAKWLSDYYQDLAHTYS from the exons ATGGCAACTGGGTCCTTAATTCCTCtcttgtttttcttgttttttgcTGGCATTTCATCAGCTGACTACTTCTTACCAAGATTCTCTTCTTCAATCAACACTCAACCTGCAGATCAGAAGAAGACTTCTCTTTCTACCACTCCAAACAAACTCTACAAAGAAAAGTTCTTTACTCAAACACTTGATCACTTCAATTTCAATCCAAAGAGTTACCAGACTTTTCAGCAAAGATATTTGATCAATGACACTTACTGGGCAGGTCCAAAGAACAATGCTCCAATCTTTATGTACACAGGAAACGAAGGAGAGATTGAATGGTTCGCTCAAAATACAGGATTCATGTTCGATAATGCACCCAAGTTCAACGCCCTTCTTGTTTTTGTTGAg CATAGGTTTTATGGGAAGTCTATACCTTTTGGAGGCAATAAAGAAGTTGCATACAGCAATGCAAGTACACTTGGTTACTTGACTTCAACTCAGTCCTTGGCTGATTATGCAACTCTCATTACTGATCTGAAGAACAATTTGTCTGCAACTGATTCTCCTGTTGTTGTTTTTGGAGGTTCCTATGGAGGAA TGCTGGCAGCAtggtttaggttaaaatatCCTCATGTCACTATTGGAGCATTGGCATCTTCTGCACCAATTCTTGGCTTTGTAAATATAACTTCACCGTACAGCTTCAACAACATTATCACTCATGACTTTAgg AGTGAAAGTGAGAACTGCTACAAAGTGATAAAAGGATCATGGCAACAAATTGAAGACACTGCAAACCAACATGGAGGCCTTGAAAAGCTTCGCAAGTCCTTTAAAATATGCAA GAATTATATTAGTGCAGGATCACTAGAAAATTGGCTCTCCACTGCATGGGTCTACTCAGCAATGACCGATTATCCAACCCCATCAAATTTCTTAAATCCCTTGCCAGCCTTTCCTGTCAAACAG ATGTGCAAGGCGATTGATGATCCAACGGCCGGAAATGATACGTTTGCAAAATTGCACGCTGCTGCTAGTGTATACTATAACTACAGTGGAACCGCCACGTGCTTTGATCTTGACGATGATTCTGATCCTCATGGCCTCGGTGGATGGGGTTGGCAG GCATGCACAGAGATGATACTGCCAACAGGAGGCAGCACTGCAGAGAGCATATTCCCAGCTTCAGAGTGGGACTATAATGATAGGGTCACTTACTGCAAACTTCGGTTTGACATTGATCCTAGACCCAACTGGATTACTACTGAGTTTGGTGGCCAT AATATTAAGATGGCCTTAAAAAGATTTGCAAGCAATATTATCTTCTTTAACGGCTTAAGAGACCCTTGGAGTGGTGGAGG GGTGCTAGAAGATATATCCAAGAGCTTAGTTGCTTTAGTGGAAGAAAAAG GAGCTCATCATGTGGACTTGAGATTTGCAACTAGCGAAGACCCAAAATGGCTTCAGGAAGTGAGGCAAAAAGAAGTGAAGATCATTGCAAAATGGCTCTCAGACTACTACCAGGACTTGGCCCATACATACTCCTAA
- the LOC8269717 gene encoding B3 domain-containing protein At2g36080: MSINQFSRDLPETLWWSQHQQRQHQQHQSFMEPNPNTAHKPLIPNPNSSWPSHFYQHHHHHQQNSWLNPYSNSQEPDQMSTAQNPSLTFNLNHEDIEEEQDPLEEQEKHYRNNQEQHLHQQQHHQEREEQNEKEGMFEKPLTPSDVGKLNRLVIPKQHAEKYFPLGGDSVDKGLLLSFEDELGKCWRFRYSYWNSSQSYVLTKGWSRYVKDKQLDAGDVVLFERHRLDGERLFIGWRRRDNNHTNTSSCSSSSGVMVQGSSGGVWSRVLYSQQQHQPYQLGHGANVTTRVPYQPDCLHAGSGGQNQTIPIGNSKRFRLFGVNLECQLDDSEPSTPDGSSMSSQGPNQQQQFYSSHSPYNSSSTGSQGHMDITFSQDVNQMRNRRG; encoded by the exons ATGTCCATAAACCAGTTCTCTAGAGACCTTCCAGAAACACTCTGGTGGTCTCAGCATCAACAACGGCAACACCAGCAGCACCAATCTTTCATGGAGCCAAACCCAAACACAGCACACAAACCTCTAATCCCAAACCCCAATTCTTCTTGGCCATCCCACTTTTACcagcaccaccaccaccaccagcaAAACTCTTGGCTTAACCCTTACAGTAATAGCCAAGAACCTGACCAAATGTCCACTGCCCAAAACCCGTCTCTCACTTTCAATCTTAACCATGAAGATATCGAAGAAGAACAGGACCCActagaagaacaagaaaagcACTATCGTAACAACCAAGAACAGCATCTTCACCAGCAACAACACCACCAAGAACGTGAAGagcaaaatgaaaaagaaggaaTGTTCGAGAAACCCTTAACACCAAGTGACGTAGGGAAACTAAACCGTCTAGTAATACCAAAACAGCATGCGGAAAAATACTTCCCACTCGGAGGTGACTCAGTCGACAAAGGTTTGTTGCTGAGTTTCGAAGACGAGTTAGGCAAGTGTTGGAGATTTAGGTATTCATATTGGAACAGTAGCCAGAGTTATGTACTGACAAAAGGATGGAGCAGATATGTGAAAGATAAACAGCTTGATGCAGGCGATGTCGTTTTATTTGAACGACATCGTTTAGACGGTGAAAGGCTGTTTATAGGGTGGAGAAGAAGAGATAACAATCATACTAATACCAGTTCGTGTAGTAGTAGCAGCGGAGTGATGGTGCAGGGTAGTAGTGGTGGGGTGTGGAGTAGGGTATTGTATTCTCAGCAGCAGCACCAGCCTTATCAACTTGGTCATGGGGCTAATGTTACTACTCGTGTCCCATATCAACCTGACTGTCTTCATGCag GGTCAGGTGGGCAGAACCAAACCATACCAATAGGGAATTCAAAGAGGTTCAGGCTATTTGGGGTGAACTTGGAATGCCAGCTAGACGACTCCGAGCCATCTACACCAGATGGTTCGTCAATGTCCAGCCAGGGTCCAAACCAACAACAACAGTTCTACAGCTCCCATTCTCCTTATAATTCTTCTTCAACTGGCAGTCAAGGTCACATG GATATAACTTTCTCACAAGATGTCAACCAAATGAGAAATCGTCGAGGATAA
- the LOC8269719 gene encoding protein trichome birefringence-like 9, whose protein sequence is MDHHQPTIQKQQFFLFPIIIKRGLVYAISFLVIIISSVFFVSDLIAPFGPQQLFRFDFLSQIQLNSNKRSSSSSSKETCDYSTGRWVRDESYKIQSYDETCPFLDPGFRCRRCGRKDVEYLNWRWQPEGCDIPRFNASDLLERSMNGRIVFAGDSIERNQWESFLCMLSQGVPNKSTIYEEHGNPITKHKGFLSLRFSEYNLTVEYYRVPFLVSVGRPPVNSSVDVKMTVKVDRLHWFSTKWVGADILVFSGGHWWNEDKTVKMGCYFEDGGKVNMSMNVMEAFQRSLQTWKSWALESLDPERTHIFYRSFSPVHYRNGTWNTGGRCDVDMQPETNYMNLEPEPVNNQLISNIIKQMELEYRIKNIQYLNITHLTRFRFDGHPSVHREPGTPVPAPQDCSHWCLPGIPDIWNEILYAHLLSMEFRKR, encoded by the exons ATGGATCATCATCAACCCACAATCCAAAAACaacagttttttcttttcccaatTATAATCAAGAGAGGACTTGTTTATGCAATATCTTTTCTTGTTATCATAATCTCTTCAGTCTTCTTTGTCTCTGATCTTATAGCTCCTTTCGGACCCCAGCAACTTTTTCGTTTTGATTTCTTGTCACAAATCCAACTTAACAGTAATAAaagatcatcatcatcatcatcaaaggaAACCTGTGATTACTCTACTGGAAGATGGGTTCGGGACGAAAGTTACAAGATTCAATCCTATGATGAAACATGCCCGTTTCTTGATCCCGGTTTCCGGTGCCGGAGATGTGGAAGGAAAGACGTAGAGTATCTGAACTGGCGATGGCAACCTGAGGGCTGTGATATACCAAG GTTTAATGCAAGCGACCTTCTAGAGAGGAGCATGAATGGGAGGATTGTGTTTGCTGGAGATTCTATTGAAAGAAACCAGTGGGAGTCATTCCTGTGCATGCTAAGCCAAGGAGTTCCAAATAAGTCAACAATATATGAAGAGCATGGGAACCCCATAACCAAACACAAGGGCTTCCTCTCTCTGCGTTTCAGTGAATACAACCTGACTGTAGAATATTATAGGGTGCCTTTCCTGGTATCTGTTGGCCGGCCGCCAGTTAATTCCTCAGTTGATGTCAAGATGACCGTAAAGGTCGACCGCTTGCACTGGTTTTCCACAAAGTGGGTAGGGGCAGACATTCTGGTTTTCAGTGGAGGCCATTGGTGGAATGAAGATAAAACAGTGAAGAT GGGCTGTTACTTTGAGGATGGGGGGAAAGTAAACATGTCCATGAATGTGATGGAGGCATTTCAAAGATCTTTGCAGACATGGAAGTCATGGGCATTAGAGAGTTTGGATCCTGAAAGAACTCACATTTTCTATCGCAGCTTCTCACCGGTGCATTACAG GAATGGCACATGGAACACTGGGGGACGGTGTGATGTGGACATGCAACCAGAGACAAATTACATGAATCTGGAACCTGAGCCAGTGAATAATCAATTGATTTCCAACATAATAAAACAGATGGAATTGGAATACAGAATAAAGAATATTCAGTACTTAAATATCACACATCTGACACGGTTCAGGTTCGATGGTCACCCTTCAGTCCATCGCGAGCCAGGCACTCCAGTTCCTGCTCCACAAGACTGCAGCCACTGGTGCCTGCCCGGAATACCAGACATATGGAATGAAATTCTCTATGCTCATTTATTGTCAATGGAATTCAGAAAGCGATGA
- the LOC8269718 gene encoding uncharacterized protein LOC8269718 — translation MYLEVSERHNSKDLNFFHTFKFWKKEEEEKREIEMKLKVVRRKVYDYIRYDLKEIAFPSSLPDPPHLKRPKLTWHDRFLILKEASRLYAASWVRDIGPELRPNDYKKKKEESEDKANGTNSTTTGEKEPSLFEDLAVAAKGGMETLRPALQRVYMTRASAYKDALKSFIEGYQEGVQQVMDKKEESKTEREGDAPKNST, via the exons ATGTACTTGGAAGTGAGCGAGAGACACAACAGCAAAGATCTCAATTTCTTTCACACTTtcaaattttggaaaaaagaagaagaagagaaaagagaaatagaaATGAAGCTAAAAGTTGTACGCAGAAAAGTGTATGATTACATTCGTTAtgatttgaaagaaatagcATTTCCTTCTTCACTTCCAGACCCTCCTCATCTCAAACGACCCAAATTGACTTGGCACGATCGTTTTCTA ATATTGAAAGAGGCCTCAAGGCTTTATGCTGCTAGCTGGGTAAGGGATATTGGTCCTGAGCTTAGGCCAAATGAttacaagaagaagaaagaagaaagtgaAGATAAAGCTAATGGGACAAATAGTACCACAACTGGAGAGAAAGAGCCTTCATTGTTTGAAGATCTTG cTGTGGCTGCAAAAGGAGGCATGGAGACATTAAGGCCTGCTTTGCAGCGGGTGTACATGACAAGAGCTTCAGCATACAAAGATGCTCTAAAAAGTTTTATAGAAGGATATCAAGAAGGCGTCCAACAGGTCATGGACAAGAAAGAAGAATCTAAAACAGAACGAGAGGGCGATGCTCCCAAGAATTCGACTTGA